From the genome of Aspergillus fumigatus Af293 chromosome 1, whole genome shotgun sequence, one region includes:
- a CDS encoding gamma-tubulin mipA: MPREIITIQAGQCGNNVGSQFWQQLCLEHGISQDGNLEEFATEGGDRKDVFFYQSDDTRYIPRAILLDLEPRVLNSIQSGPYKNIYNPENFFIGQQGIGAGNNWGAGYAAGEVVQEEVFDMIDREADGSDSLEGFMFLHSIAGGTGSGLGSFILERMNDRFPKKLIQTYSVFPDTQSADVVVNPYNSLLAMRRLTQNADSVVVLDNGALSRIVADRLHVQEPSFQQTNQLVSTVMSASTTTLRYPGYMHNDLVGIIASLIPTPRSHFLITSYTPFTGDNVDQAKTVRKTTVLDVMRRLLQPKNRMVSINPSKSSCYMSILNIIQGEADPTDVHKSLLRIRERRLASFIPWGPASIQVALTKKSPYIQNTHRVSGLMLANHTSVATLFKRIVQQYDRLRKRNAFLEQYKKETPFTDGLGEFDEARAVVMDLVGEYEAAEREDYLDPDAGKENEMGV; encoded by the exons ATGCCCAG AGAAATAATTACGATTCAAGCCGGCCAGTGCGGCAACAATG TCGGCAGTCAATTCTGGCAACAACTTTGCCTTGAGCACGGGATTAGCCAGGATGGGAACTTGGAGGAGTTTGCGACAGAAGGCGGGGATCGCAAGGATGTCTTCTTCTACCAG AGCGATGATACCAGATATATCCCCCGAGCGATCCTGCTAGACTTAGAACCAAGA GTTTTGAACTCAATACAAAGTGGACCCTACAAGAATATCTACAATCCCGAGAACTTCTTCATCGGTCAGCAAGGCATTGGCGCTGGAAACAATTGGGGTGCCGGCTACGCCGCCGGCGAAGTCGTACAGGAGGAGGTCTTCGACATGATCGACCGAGAAGCGGACGGTAGTGATTCTTTAGAG GGCTTCATGTTCCTGCATTCGATCGCGGGAGGAACCGGCTCGGGACTTGGTAGCTTCATCCTCGAGCGGATGAATGACAGGTTTCCGAAGAAGTTGATTCAGACATACTCCGTTTTCCCAGATACCCAGTCGGCGGACGTCGTGGTCAATCCGTACAACAGTCTGCTAGCCATGAGGAGGCTGACACAGAATGCTGACTCTGTG GTTGTTCTTGACAATGGTGCACTTTCGAGGATCGTTGCAGATAGACTTCATGTGCAAGAGCCCTCGTTCCAGCAGACGAATCAGCTT GTGTCCACCGTCATGTCAGCCTCTACCACCACCCTCCGTTACCCCGGTTACATGCacaatgatcttgttggGATCATCGCCTCTCTCATCCCTACACCTCGCAGCCATTTCCTGATCACTTCATACACGCCCTTTACCGGTGACAATGTCGACCAAGCAAAGACAGTTCGCAAAACCACAGTTCTAGACGTTATGCGCCGCCTGCTACAGCCGAAGAACCGCATGGTCTCAATCAATCCCAGCAAGTCCAGTTGCTACATGAGTattctcaacatcatccaggGTGAAGCAGATCCCACCGATGTGCATAAATCTTTGCTGCGTATCCGCGAGCGACGCTTGGCATCATTCATTCCTTGGGGTCCGGCCAGTATTCAAGTAGCCTTGACCAAGAAATCTCCATATATACAAAACACGCACCGCGTTAGCGGACTGATGCTGGCGAATCACACGTCGGTGGCGACTCTCTTCAAACGAATTGTCCAACAGTACGACCGCCTGCGGAAACGAAACGCATTTTTGGAACAGTACAAGAAGGAAACCCCCTTTACGGACGGTCTCGGCGAGTTTGACGAAGCGCGAGCTGTGGTAATGGACCTCGTTGGTGAATATGAAGCagcagaaagagaagactATCTGGATCCAGATGCGGGAAAAGAGAACGAGATGGGGGTGTGA
- a CDS encoding AN1-type zinc finger protein — translation MAPRKPRCNFKDCKEAAQRIVGDCSFCNGHYCSKHRMLEAHSCTGLEDCKKESHARNADKLNSERTQVIKGV, via the coding sequence ATGGCGCCTCGCAAGCCTCGCTGCAACTTCAAGGATTGCAAGGAAGCCGCACAGCGGATCGTTGGTGACTGCAGCTTTTGCAATGGACACTACTGCTCGAAACACAGAATGCTGGAGGCTCACTCCTGTACGGGGTTAGAGGACTGCAAGAAGGAGTCTCACGCCCGAAATGCCGACAAGCTCAACAGCGAGCGTACCCAAGTCATCAAGGGCGTATAA